AGAAAGGTAGTCCAGAATTGGCTTGGAATCCTTGGAAAACTGATTTTGAACGAATGACACCAAAACAACGTGCCGCTTGGGATAAAGCCTATCAGCCAAAAAATGATGCCTTTCACAAAGCCAACTTATCTGGTAAAGCACTAGCTCAATGGAAAGGTCAGCGCTATTTACAAGAATATTTATCAACCATTGCATCTGTAGACGAAGGTGTTGGTGTGCTTTTAGATTATTTGGAAGCTAACGGATTAACCGAAAATACAATTGTAGTATACACTTCAGATCAAGGATTTTATCTGGGCGAAAAAGGTTGGTTTGATAAGCGTTTTATGTACGAAGAGTCTTTAAAAATGCCATTATTAATACAATATCCTAAAAAAATTAAACCAGGTACTGTAGTTGAAGGTTTAACTCAAAACCTAGATTTTGCCGAAACGTTTTTAGATTTTGCTGGTGTTAAAATTCCAGACGATATGCAAGGAAAATCTTTTGCAGGTTTATTAGATGGAACAGAAAATGACGACGATTTTAGAGATGCGATTTACTATCATTATTACGATTATCCCGCATTTCATATGGTGAAAAAAATGTATGGTGTGCGAACCAAACGTTATAAGTTAATTCACGTGTACGACGATATTGACGAATGGGAATTATACGATTTGCAAACCGATCCAAAAGAATTAACTAATCTTATTGATGACGCAAGTTACGACGAGATTGAAACAAAACTAAGAACACGTTTAGCCGAATTGCAACAACAATATAAGGTTACCGAAAAAGAGTTTGAAAAAGCACTTAAAGAAAAAATAGATAGAGCCTACAAGCAATTTGAAAAATTAAGAGGCAACACAGGTTCAGAATATCATCATCATTAAAATTGTAAATATGAAATATTTTAAAATCATCTTAATCAATTTACTTTTCATATCCTGCAAAGACACTTCTGATAGTGGCTTAGCTCATCAAGAGCAATCAGTTAAAACTGAGAAACGAAATTATAAAACCTATTGCAATCCTGTTGATATAGACTATTCATACATGTCGCACTACAGAGCTAAAAACAAGGTTTCCTATCGTTCTGGTGCAGACCCGGCAGTTGTAAATTTTAAAGGAAGATACTATATGTTCGTGACACGTTCTCATGGCTATTGGTCTTCTGATGATATGCTAAACTGGACCTTTATTAGACCACAAAGTTGGTATTTTAAAGGGAGTAACGCCCCAGCAGCCGCTGTAAAAGATGGAAAAATAATTGTCTATGGTGATCCCTCTGGTCGTGGGCCAATTATAGAAACAGACAATCCCGAATTAGGCGATTGGAAAACTAATTTCGCAGTGCTAAATCCACCTGGTGGCATTCAAGATCCCGACTTGTTTGTAGATGATGACGGGAAGGTGTACTTGTATGAAGAGTCTTCAAACAAATGGCTAATTCGGGTCGTAGAACTCGATCCAGACAATTATTATGTGCCTATGGGCGAGCAGAAAGATCTATTCACTCTTCATCCCGATAAGTATGGCTGGGAACGTTTTGGACAAGATCATAAATCAGATTTAGAGCCCTATTTAGAAGGACCTTGGATGGTAAAACATAAGGACACTTATTATTTGGAATATGGCGCACTGTGCACGCAATGGAATGTGTACGCCGATGGGGTTAGAACTAGTAAAAGTCCGTTTGGACCCTTTGAATATGCACCTTACAATCCAATTTCTTATAAGCCAGGCGGATTTTTAAAAGGTTCTGGGCACGGCAGTACAGTAAAAGACAACCAAGGTAATTATTGGCATTACGCTACTATGGCTATTTCGGTAAATTATAAGTTTGAACGCAGAATCGGTATATAGCCCGCAGGCTTTGAGGAGAACGATCAGATGTATGTGAACACCGCTTATGGAGATTATCCACATTTTTTACCAGACACCAAAGTAGATAATCATAAAGAACGTTTTACAGGCTGGATGTCGCTATCGTACAATAAACCCGTAAAAACCAATTCGCCTTTAGTCACTAAAGAAATTAACGTGGTAGATGAAAGTGATAGCGGCTACATGTTGGAACAAATTAAAGAATTTGACATTGCTAAAATTAATGACGAAGAAATCCGATCTTATTGGGTGTCTGAAGCCAATAATGATTCTATCTACGTTAAAGTTGATTTAGAACAAAAAATGAAGGTAAAAGCCATTCAAATTAACTTTCAAGATTTTAATAGTGATATCTATGGAAGACCAGACGATTTAAAACAACAGTTTGTCATTGAAAGTTCTTTAGATGGAAAAGCTTGGGGCATCATTTCAGATTATTCTGAAAATACTCGCGATATGCCTCATGGTTATATTGAGTTGAAAAATCCGGTGGATGCGAGATATATCAGATACAACCATGTGTATTGTACCAACAAATATTTGTCTATTTCAGAATTTAGAATTTTTGGAAATGGTTATGAAGCGAAACCTGAAACACCTTCAAATTTTGCTGTGAAGCGACAAGCCGATCGAAGAAATGCCAAT
This genomic window from Flavobacterium sp. CS20 contains:
- a CDS encoding family 43 glycosylhydrolase gives rise to the protein MKYFKIILINLLFISCKDTSDSGLAHQEQSVKTEKRNYKTYCNPVDIDYSYMSHYRAKNKVSYRSGADPAVVNFKGRYYMFVTRSHGYWSSDDMLNWTFIRPQSWYFKGSNAPAAAVKDGKIIVYGDPSGRGPIIETDNPELGDWKTNFAVLNPPGGIQDPDLFVDDDGKVYLYEESSNKWLIRVVELDPDNYYVPMGEQKDLFTLHPDKYGWERFGQDHKSDLEPYLEGPWMVKHKDTYYLEYGALCTQWNVYADGVRTSKSPFGPFEYAPYNPISYKPGGFLKGSGHGSTVKDNQGNYWHYATMAISVNYKFERRIGI
- a CDS encoding discoidin domain-containing protein, with the protein product MYVNTAYGDYPHFLPDTKVDNHKERFTGWMSLSYNKPVKTNSPLVTKEINVVDESDSGYMLEQIKEFDIAKINDEEIRSYWVSEANNDSIYVKVDLEQKMKVKAIQINFQDFNSDIYGRPDDLKQQFVIESSLDGKAWGIISDYSENTRDMPHGYIELKNPVDARYIRYNHVYCTNKYLSISEFRIFGNGYEAKPETPSNFAVKRQADRRNANLTWDKVENATGYVIYWGISKDKLNLSALMYDTPNYELRALTADQSYYYQVEAFNENGISTKSDILYTE